Below is a genomic region from Ostrea edulis chromosome 10, xbOstEdul1.1, whole genome shotgun sequence.
AGCACTGCATTTTATTTTGTGATAATAAGCTACACAGAATGACATATTGAATAACGCAAGTTTCGAGttctggaggttataaaactttgactGTACTCGTACTCAAACtccgccatgtttgttttgagtacaactctgagcaagctccaagCATACTTCAacaatcttgagcatgtactccatttgagtatgagaacgATTTTATAAGAGTTTTATAGCCTTCACTTTTGAGtgtgagtacgatttagagcatgGAGTTCGAGTTTGAGTATGATTTAGAACACAGAGTTTTGaatatgagtacgatttagaacACAAAGTTTGAGTATGACAACATGCTCCAAAAAGTTTTATGACGTCCAGGCCAGGTTTACATCTGAAAAGCCAAGGAGTTTAAATTATATAACTAGTTCACCATAAGGGAATACGTACAAAATCAgatgtaaaaattaatactcCGGTCATCTAAAACTTGTAcaaaatcaaatataaaaattattacTTCGGTCATCTTAACCTTGTACAAAATCAGATGTAGAAATTATTACTCCCGTCATCTAAACCTTgtacaaaatcaaaattctttttaaagcaGCATTCGTTGCATGTATACGTAACAGTGAATATTCCATATATTTCTTTTCCATTTTAAGTACGCATTTTTCGAAAAACAATGCTGAACATACGAGTCAGTAATTCCGACTAAATAATGGGCGATAATCGACTCGCTCTATATCGGAAGACTTGCAGAATGTATAGTCAGTTTCTTGTAAGATGAGATCATACAGGTGCTATATAATACAGGTGAAACGGATTAAGGGTATTATGTTCGCCTTCGTTTCACTCATCcgaacataaaatatttctattttaagTATCTTAGTAAATAAACAACAGAACAAAGATGTAGCATGTGTTGAGCGCCTATCAACCAGTTCAGGTGTTGACCACCTATCAACCAGATTATTCGCCATATTtacaaccaaaaaaaacccacgcaACTTTACTAGCGATGCACTGGTTGCAGACCCCAAAAATTGTTTCCGAGTACAATCTACAAAATACGATGCAAGAAAttaaacataaataaaaaacaaaaataatgtgtTCGAAAACTGGTTGAATGCACATCGATGACCACTTCGCGCCTGACCAACGCCTTATATAGTGGACCTAACTTAAACTACATTGAAATATACTTCCGCGTATCAAAAAAGTCCAATTACAATACAACTAATAGAAATTAATCTACACATTAGAAATACCAGGTACAGCATTATCGTCCGATACTCACGGAGGGAGGATCGAGCAGGAACCGGCCGAGGGTGCAGCGTTTAGTAAGAAATGAAGTACGCGTTTTTTGTGGATGTTGTAGGATAACCCCAGAGGTTGAAAAATGTTCTGAAATGTAAAAGTCTCAGATGTTTACATTACAAACATTTGGAGACCGAGGAAGTTATCAtgcatcatccacgaaatcaaGAACTTTATATTCTATATACTGCGGCTCAGAAGTATACGGCCGATCGTTTACCTAGGTGGAGTTCGCGTGTTTAACTATAGTCTAGTGCGGAAGTTTAGTTTACGCATGTCTCGTCAACTATTGCACGCGAACGAAGTTTAGTTTagtccaaaaataaaaatatggctGTCTGCAACAAATCAGTTGTGGAATTGTCAATTTTGCAAAGTAGTTTTTGATAATGGCGTTGAAGAATCACAGATGTACCAGCATAAATCTACTAGCTACAGCTTGTTTCTCGATAACCATGTTTTTCGGGATCGGAAATTTTCCCAAAATTATGAATCATTTGATTTAGAATAgttttttaattgcatttacTAAGCTCGCTTTCCAAGTGGAGAACGACTGACGTCGTTGCAGTTTACCATGCTTTGGGCAAGGGTAAAATGTAAACCTACCTACCTATCCTCTTCGTGCCCGGTGGCACATAAGGCTGATACCAGATCCCTCCATTTGTTTCTATCCATAGCCATCTTTTCTACTTCCTTCCAGGTTTTTCCCATCTTCTTTATATCAAAGCATGGGCCTAAATGAGTAAAATCGACAAAATTAACTGAAAACATGCacctctttgtgatttctgtcATATATTCCTCAAAATTTAATCTGCTAACGTGCTCCAACTACTTTTCACACTTTTCCCGCCATCTTTGAACTAAATCGCTAGTACGGGATAGAATAGTTAGTAATTTTCGACTAGACTCATTCACTTCCGGCAAACTAAATCACGCTCGGGTGAACTATAGTTTTACTTTTGTGACTATAGTTTGCAATCGAACTCCACCCTATACAGCTACACACTGTGACGTCATGGTAGTTTCCGAAACAGACTAGGCCAACATGTTTTTTGCTAACGAAAAAGGCGAGATGGTTGGGTATAAtagatctattttgaaaaaaaatatttcaagtatatgtgtatttagtttgatgttgacggaTTATATCAAATGACTTTAAAGGGGAATGGAcccgatttgagctgaaaattttcaaattttatttttaatgtttagaatgcttaactaaggcatttctaatggtcagcaaaaatttgaatgtcagttgaccaggtacatgggagatacaacactcacaattctttgttatgtaaacaaggctcgtgtcatgtttttgtttacagaggTTAAATATACTAATGACAGCTTCGTTTAAAGCtgatttttcattttacaattCTGAAAACAATTAAACACTTTCTAATTCTAGTGTTAATAAAAGGTGATTTCATTTTACActtgctattttctattaagcagctatatgtaaacaaaaacatggcacgagccttgtttacataacaaagaattgcgagtggtgtatctcacttgtatctcaaaaattgatattaaaaagtttggttgaccattataaatactttagctaagcattgtaaacaataaaatggaaaaataaatttttcagcTCCATCGTGTCCATGCACCTTTAATACAGTTCAAGAAAACTACATATACGTGAAAGGGGGTCGACCAACTTGTCTGTGCATTACCATGTAGCGATgtcggaatgcagacgatttatttttattgaatgcCAGTCATTTATAAAGTTTTGTAACTTGTATTGATTTATAAAATTGAATCACCAGTTATCAACGTTCCATTACAAGTGAGATGTGTATCATTCCCCCAAAATCAGCTATTACGTATGAGAGcatatcgcagaataatgaccgcggcatttCTTTGATCTTTAAAATAACCGTGGtaaaatttgcattttactttttgcaaatcatgaaatatttcaaaacaaacataaaaaaaaatattcatactaatttatgtttttatacaTGCCACATTTCACGTAGAACAATTTAAGCATTGACAAATATGCACTACAAACTTCACCTGTGTAGATATTTCAAACTACACAGTAATGGAAAGCTGCTCACGTGACAACAATTATCAATTCTCAGCAATACAACTGCTTCAAAAACATAAGTTTTACTGGGGACATAGTACATTGAATAATAGTCAGTAgtttaacatcaaaacaatTTAAGTATCTTGAAGTGATTTTCAATGCTCCCGGGTTCTTCAAAGAAATGCCTGCCCTCGGTGATATTTCCGTTTAACTTTTTTAGTTTCTCCACAAACTTTTTCTCTTCTTTTCCAATCCATTTTCTAAAAGAATCGCGAACTTGATACGGTGTCACATGAGCAAAAATTTGGAGACCTTTTTGTACCATTGCTGATAAAAGTGCGTCATCAGTCAACCAGGCGTCTCTCTCACCCACGTGACCACTATCCAACCAATATACAGAGGTTAACCTCTCTATAAAATCGCTGACGTCAGTGTCATCAATATTTGCACAAGAAAACATTTCGAACATGATTTGGTTCAACACCACACAACCTTTACTAAAACCAACCAATGCGATTGGTGGAGAGGTGCCGGGGGAACTGTCAGCTGACGTCATCTGACGCCGTGCATTGTTGTATAAACGTACTAAATAGGTCAAACCCTCGATTCCGTTTTCGTTTTGAGGCAAGTGGCCAATGTAAGGAATTCCGTCTTCAGAAAAGTGTAAGAAATTCTTGTATACGCTGAATGAGTAAAGAATCATTTTCGATGGTTTGACAATAAAGACAACACTCTCCGGAAATCGCCGCGAGAGAATTCGCGCTGTGTCCTCCAAGTTATATTCTATGTACTCTTTATGCATGCCTGACTCCATGATCTCTGGGTAAGTCTGAAAATCATAAAATGGATTATAATAACAGATTATTccaacattttttgatattaaagttAATAGTAAATCCTTCTAAGTAGATAGGATGTTTTACAGTTAAAATgttataacattatatgtacGTTTTATGGGTTGTGGTGGGGTCACAGAGACACCGCTGGTGCCAAGAATTTACAATGAACTCACAACTCTGTCCGTAAAATGTAAAATACCCCTCCCCTTCCTCCGCCCGGACTGAGACGTATACAGTGTAATGCAAGCCTGTAACTAAGGTCGCCATCGAGCacccaaaatacatgtacattcacaagtcaagggtgtTCGGCTAGTTTACTTGTATACTGTATCTTGGACGCCTCCGTATCACGTGTTATGAAAGACAGTTTATCTACACTAGCTGACTGTAGCCTTCTCCAGGGACCGGTAAATAGGAGGAGGTCTATAGTCTATACTAATATCTTTGGAAACGAGGGGATAATTTATATTCGGTTTCTCCAGGGGGACAGGAGAGGCCGAATATAAATTACCCCCTCGTTTCCAAAGAAATTTGGGTCTATATCATAACAACccaaataaaaacacaatagGGGGTGGCAtggtatagacccctactattacAAAATTACAGACAAAACTATCGGTCTTTTGATTCGAGTAGTA
It encodes:
- the LOC125666312 gene encoding mitochondrial protein C2orf69 homolog is translated as MTASQTEATRSDELDVRRLLDVTGTDGKSNDVIVCPSANLSGQEQQHVIFFGGDIQTYPEIMESGMHKEYIEYNLEDTARILSRRFPESVVFIVKPSKMILYSFSVYKNFLHFSEDGIPYIGHLPQNENGIEGLTYLVRLYNNARRQMTSADSSPGTSPPIALVGFSKGCVVLNQIMFEMFSCANIDDTDVSDFIERLTSVYWLDSGHVGERDAWLTDDALLSAMVQKGLQIFAHVTPYQVRDSFRKWIGKEEKKFVEKLKKLNGNITEGRHFFEEPGSIENHFKILKLF